The Pseudomonas sp. SCA2728.1_7 DNA segment CCGTAGAGCTTCTGGATGGCAGCGATATCGTCCATCAGCGGGCCGGACGAATACGCTTCGACACCGCCCTTGCTGAAGTTCTGACTGGTGTTGCTTTCGCTCCAGTAGCTCATGACGCTGTAGCCGCGGGTGTCTTGCCCGTAGGACGCGTCGTTGTAGGTCGGGTTGCCATTGCCGGCGTTGTAGTCGCCAGGGTGAGCGAGACCCAGGCTGTGGCCGATTTCGTGAGTCAGGGTCTGACGACCGTAGTTGTTCAGGTCCGGATTCTTGTTCTGCGTGTAGCCACTGTTGATCAGGTACCACGAGGTGCCGTCATAACCGGCGCCGGTGCCTGGCAGATACGCGAATGCTGCAGCGCCATCCTGGCCACCGCTGTAGTTACCGAAGGTCATGTGGCCGTCACCGCCCGAGGCTTTCTCGGTGAAGGTCACGTTGGCCACGTCAGCCCAGGATTGCATGGCGAGCTTGGCCTGGGATTGTTGTTGCGCACTGAACTGACTGAACCCAGTGATCCCGTGCTTGTTCATCGTGCTGGACGATGCCGAGGTCAGGAACGTGTAGGTGAGTTCGATCTTGCCGCTGCCGTCCTTGTCCTGGTAGGCAGCGCCGTCGCGCAGCAACTGGGTTGCGGCCTGGTCGACGGAGAAGGAGGGTTTGCCATTGACCGTGAGGTTGCCGCCACGGTCGTACTGATGGCTGAAGCTATTGATCTGGTTGTACGCCGAGCTGAAGGCAGACAGCTGAAAAGCCTGTTCGGCGGTATCAATAGCATTCGCTTTAACTTTCGACATAAACACACTTCCTTGTTTAGCAATGGAACAGTTTTTGTCCGATAGGACTCTCTCTGGCGAGATCGTCCTATCACTCGCCCAATGAAGGCGTAAGAAACCTGACACAATTTGAAATCTGCCGTAAAGGATTTTTTTGAGATCAAATCGGGCTGTTTCGTAAAACTGCCGTAAACAAAGCGTGCGGAGGTGAAAGAATGTTTTAGTTGCGCGGCCTTTGCCTAATTGTCTGACGATTTTCTATTTAAATATTAAATATGGGTAAGTTGTTTTTTGTTAGGCGCGTCTCACTTTCCTGCACTTTATTAGTGCGATGCCAGTGTATTGATATCAACCAGCCAAACACTGAAAGACATTGTGGGAGCGAGCCTGCTCGCGAAGGCGTCGAGTCAGACAACAATGATGTTGAATGACCGGCCGCCTTCGCGAGCAGGCTCGCTCCCACAGGGATTTATGCATGCCTGGATGATTAGCTACCAGTCCGGATCTTGTTCCACACCCGCGTGCGGATCCGGTCAATGTTCAACGGCATCGCCTCCAGCGCAAACAGCTTGCCCATCATCTCCGGGCTCGGATACACCTTGGTGTCGTTCTTGATCGCCGGGTCGATCAGGCTGTCGGCCTGCTCGTTACCGTTGGCGTAATGCACGTAATTGCTGATGCCGGCCATCACGTCCGGGCGCAGCAGGTAGTTCATGAACGCATAACCGGCCTTCTCGTCCGGGGCATCGGCGGGCATGGCGACCATGTCGAACCAGATCGCCGCGCCTTCCTTGGGAATGTTGTAGCCGATGTCGACACCGTTCTTGGCTTCCTTGGCGCGGTTCTCGGCTTGCAGGATGTCGCCGGAGAAGCCGACCGCCACGCAAATGTCGCCGTTGGCCAGGTCGCTGGTGTATTTCGACGAGTGGAAGTAGCTGACGTACGGCCGCACTTTCATCAGCAGCGCTTCGGCCTTCTTATAGTCCTCGGGATTTTTGCTGTGGTGCGGCAGGCCCAGGTAGTTGAGCGCCGCCGGCAATAATTCCGGGCCGTTGTCGAGGATCGCTACGCCACACTTCTGCAGCTTTTCCATGTACTCGGGCTTGAAGATCAGGTCCCAGGAGTCCACCGGCGCGTCGTCGCCGAGCACGGCTTTGACCTTGGCGATGTTGTAGCCGATGCCAGTGCTGCCCCACAGATAGGGAAAGCCGTGTTCGTTGTTCGGGTCGTTGGTCTGCAGCGCTTTGAGCAGCACCGGATTGAGGTTTTTCCAGTTCGGCAACTGGCTCTTGTCGAGTTTCTTCAGCGCCCCGCCCTGAATCTGCCGGGCCATGAAGTGGTTGGACGGGAACACCACGTCGTAACCGGATTTACCGGTCATCAACTTGCCGTCGAGGGTTTCGTTGCTGTCGTAGACGTCATAGGTGACACCCACGCCCGTCTCTTTCTCGAAGTTCTTGGTGGTGTCCGGCGCGATGTAGTCGGACCAGTTGTAAACCTTGACCGTTTCCGCTGCCTGAGCAAGGGAAACGGCGAGCATCAGCGGTGCCAGAGC contains these protein-coding regions:
- a CDS encoding polyamine ABC transporter substrate-binding protein produces the protein MIRKTLALAPLMLAVSLAQAAETVKVYNWSDYIAPDTTKNFEKETGVGVTYDVYDSNETLDGKLMTGKSGYDVVFPSNHFMARQIQGGALKKLDKSQLPNWKNLNPVLLKALQTNDPNNEHGFPYLWGSTGIGYNIAKVKAVLGDDAPVDSWDLIFKPEYMEKLQKCGVAILDNGPELLPAALNYLGLPHHSKNPEDYKKAEALLMKVRPYVSYFHSSKYTSDLANGDICVAVGFSGDILQAENRAKEAKNGVDIGYNIPKEGAAIWFDMVAMPADAPDEKAGYAFMNYLLRPDVMAGISNYVHYANGNEQADSLIDPAIKNDTKVYPSPEMMGKLFALEAMPLNIDRIRTRVWNKIRTGS
- a CDS encoding serralysin family metalloprotease — encoded protein: MSKVKANAIDTAEQAFQLSAFSSAYNQINSFSHQYDRGGNLTVNGKPSFSVDQAATQLLRDGAAYQDKDGSGKIELTYTFLTSASSSTMNKHGITGFSQFSAQQQSQAKLAMQSWADVANVTFTEKASGGDGHMTFGNYSGGQDGAAAFAYLPGTGAGYDGTSWYLINSGYTQNKNPDLNNYGRQTLTHEIGHSLGLAHPGDYNAGNGNPTYNDASYGQDTRGYSVMSYWSESNTSQNFSKGGVEAYSSGPLMDDIAAIQKLYGANTTTRTGDTTYGFNSNTGRDFLSASSSSDKVVFSVWDAGGKDTLDFSGFTQNQKINLNDASFSDVGGLVGNVSIAKGAIIENAIGGSGNDLLIGNSVANELKGGAGNDILWGGGGADKLWGGAGSDTFVFAASSDSKPGAIDQILDFVSGLDKIDLTGITNGAGLHFVSSFTGSAGDAILTSSGGNSLLSVDFSGHGVADFQVSTVGQAANSDIVA